A window of the Patagioenas fasciata isolate bPatFas1 chromosome 32, bPatFas1.hap1, whole genome shotgun sequence genome harbors these coding sequences:
- the CLPP gene encoding ATP-dependent Clp protease proteolytic subunit, mitochondrial — MGPGVARALFRAWGVGAPPLLRSLHRSAPARAPPPLIPIVVEQTGRGERAYDIYSRLLRERIVCVMGPIDDSLASLVIAQLLFLQSESNSKPIHMYINSPGGAVTSGLAIYDTMQYVLNPVCTWCVGQAASMASLLLAAGAPGQRHALPNARLMVHQPSGGARGQATDIAIQAEEILQLKRQINGLYAKHTGQPLPVIEAAMERDRYLSPVEAQEFGLLDRVLVHPPPRGEDEPRLVHKEPPQTTPAPPATPPGP; from the exons ATGGGGCCCGGGGTGGCG cgcGCCCTTTTCCGGGCCTGGGGGGTCGGCGCCCCCCCCCTGCTCCGCAGCCTCCACCGCTCGGCCCCCGCCCGCGCCCCTCCCCCCCTCATCCCCATCGTGGTGGAGCAGACg ggCCGCGGCGAGCGCGCCTACGACATTTACTCCCGGCTGCTCCGCGAGCGAATCGTCTGCGTCATGGGgccg atCGATGACAGCCTGGCCAGCTTGGTGATCGCGCAGCTGCTGTTCCTGCAGTCGGAGAGCAACTCCAAACCCATCCACATGTACATCAACAGCCCCG GGGGCGCGGTGACGTCGGGGCTGGCCATCTACGACACCATGCAGTACGTGCTGAACCCCGTGTGCACGTGGTGCGTGGGGCAGGCGGCCAGCATGGCCTCCCTGCTGCTGGCCGCCGGGGCCCCCGGCCAGCGCCACGCGCTGCCCAACGCCCGCCTCATGGTGCACCAGCCCTCGGGGGGCGCGCGG GGCCAGGCCACCGACATCGCCATCCAGGCCGAGGAAATCCTGCAGCTCAAGCGCCAGATCAACGGGCTCTATGCCAAACACACGGGGCAGCCCCTGCCCGTCATCG aGGCGGCCATGGAGCGCGATCGCTACCTCAGCCCCGTGGAGGCGCAGGAATTCGGGCTCCTGGACCGGGTGCTGGTCCATCCGCCCCCCCGGGGGGAGGACGAACCCCGACTGGTGCACAAGgagcccccccaaaccaccccggcccccccagcgacccccccggggccatga